GGCGTTGGACACTACATTTACCCGGGGGAGCGGGTTGGCTTGAGGTTACCCATGACCAGGGCAATGTAGATGCGTCGCTACTTTGGTATGGGGGCAGCGTTCTTCCAGTAGCCAGTGCAAACATTACCGGTGATCAATTGACTGTGACAAGGACACAAACAGTTAAGAGAGACATGGCGGATGGGAGCCAGCGAAATCTCATCTTTACAAACACGCTCACACTGCGGCCTGAGGGGGATCGTTTGGTGGGCAAGGCTAAATTCCCGAACCATTCTGGGATCGGCAGTCGAATCATCGAATTCGAGGCGGAGCGAATCCCGGAATTACCGCCCGCACCGGATCTATCACAAGCAACCTATGGCGATCCGATTAAGCTGTTCAACGGCACGGATCTCACTGGGTGGAGCCTGATCAATGATGAGCAGGTGAATGGTTTTAAGGCGGAGGATGGTATGCTAGTCAATGATCCGGTGCAGCCCGGAAACGGTGAGTATATCCGTTACGGAAATCTTCGCACGGATGCAACCTTTGAAGATTTTCGCCTCACACTGGAGGTAAACGTTCCCGAAGGCAGCAATAGCGGCGTCTATCTTCGGGGGATTTATGAAGTCCAAGTGGCAGACACCTATGGGATGGATGCAGACAGCCATCATATGGGTGCACTCTACAGTAGAATTCAGCCGGCGGCCACCGTGGAAAAGGCTGCGGGCGAATGGCAGTCTATGGATATTACGCTCTATCAGCGTCATCTTACGGTCATTTTAAATGGCACCACGATTATTGACAATCAGCCAGTTCTCGGGGTAACGGGCGGGGCG
The nucleotide sequence above comes from Rhodothermaceae bacterium. Encoded proteins:
- a CDS encoding DUF1080 domain-containing protein; the encoded protein is MSSRFLLVISFALFTLSANAQDNIASFEGRWTLHLPGGAGWLEVTHDQGNVDASLLWYGGSVLPVASANITGDQLTVTRTQTVKRDMADGSQRNLIFTNTLTLRPEGDRLVGKAKFPNHSGIGSRIIEFEAERIPELPPAPDLSQATYGDPIKLFNGTDLTGWSLINDEQVNGFKAEDGMLVNDPVQPGNGEYIRYGNLRTDATFEDFRLTLEVNVPEGSNSGVYLRGIYEVQVADTYGMDADSHHMGALYSRIQPAATVEKAAGEWQSMDITLYQRHLTVILNGTTIIDNQPVLGVTGGAMTADEAAPGPIYLQGDHGRVLYRNLVLTPIL